One part of the Chryseobacterium sp. 7 genome encodes these proteins:
- a CDS encoding peroxiredoxin: protein MSLVGKKFPNLTIDAMSEMGDDLRINILDEAVNNQQKVLLFWYPKDFTFVCPTELHAFQEALGEFEKRNTKVIGASCDTNEVHFAWLNTPKDNGGIEGVTYPLLADTHRQLANTLGIVDQDFEYDEDGNEVFTGSNVTYRATYLIDETGKIFHEAVNDMPLGRNVKEFLRLIDAYTHVQKHGEVCPANWEEGKDAMKADRTSTAEYLAKN, encoded by the coding sequence ATGTCTTTAGTAGGAAAAAAATTCCCAAATTTAACAATCGACGCAATGTCTGAAATGGGTGACGATTTAAGAATCAACATCCTTGATGAAGCAGTAAACAACCAGCAAAAAGTTCTTTTATTCTGGTACCCTAAAGATTTCACTTTCGTATGTCCTACTGAGCTTCACGCTTTCCAGGAGGCTTTAGGTGAATTCGAAAAAAGAAACACTAAAGTAATCGGTGCATCTTGTGATACTAACGAAGTACACTTCGCTTGGCTGAACACACCAAAAGATAACGGAGGAATTGAAGGAGTAACTTACCCACTTTTAGCGGATACACACAGACAATTGGCTAACACATTGGGAATTGTTGATCAGGATTTCGAATATGATGAAGATGGAAATGAAGTTTTCACAGGTTCTAACGTAACTTACAGAGCAACTTACCTTATCGACGAAACTGGAAAAATCTTCCACGAAGCAGTAAACGATATGCCTCTGGGAAGAAATGTAAAAGAATTCTTAAGATTAATTGACGCTTACACACACGTACAAAAACACGGTGAAGTATGCCCTGCAAACTGGGAAGAAGGAAAAGACGCTATGAAAGCTGACAGAACTTCTACAGCAGAATACTTAGCGAAGAACTAA